The following coding sequences lie in one Drosophila bipectinata strain 14024-0381.07 chromosome XR, DbipHiC1v2, whole genome shotgun sequence genomic window:
- the LOC108133488 gene encoding protein cutoff-like has protein sequence MGLIGFDFVNVEQLLCTPRVGHGQRLERSALGFFSVDRNHKFYNDESQLRIIKMPGPMSFPLNVALRVDPQYSKLFKHFYGDYLDPLLQYMIANPTGFFAANPYGPGLLAKVPLITQMEVIQELMCTPYNRTENWRIVGSRYRNTSYMCIEVPGGPINPNQQRTNNFEAVLKLLMHHGGELFLPNRLQCTAQYKNVFLGELDEELSILYDAPMDGAYVLNNHADSPLTTLSNLRFMDFRVGRCVLDDSGRHTSACYGPMEALSWWSECYLKKMKQIYVGCGYPVGLVDCLKEVTASSLIPENRSVWSPSICHKFLDYTLRKMMDEMEGTDDPCVTFEFNYVAEKRKIYVRKEAGNRRCPLLPQWYIRMMEKDPE, from the exons ATGGGGCTAATTGGATTTGACTTTGTGAATGTAGAACAGCTGTTATGCACTCCTCGAGTGGGACACGGTCAGCGATTGGAGCGGAGTGCCTTGGGCTTCTTCAGCGTGGACcgaaatcataaattttataatgacGAGAGCCAGTTGAGGATCATCAAAATGCCGGGGCCGATGAGCTTCCCCCTGAACGTGGCCTTGCGGGTCGATCCACAATACTCAAAGTTGTTCAAGCACTTCTACGGGGACTACTTGGACCCCCTGCTCCAATACATGATTGCCAACCCGACGGGCTTCTTCGCCGCCAATCCGTACGGCCCAGGACTGCTGGCAAAGGTCCCTCTCATCACCCAAATGGAGGTTATCCAGGAGTTGATGTGCACGCCGTACAACCGCACTGAAAACTGGCGGATCGTGGGCAGTCGATACAGGAACACATCCTATATGTGTATCGAGGTTCCTGGAGGGCCTATAAACCCAAACCAACAAAGGACAAATAATTTCGAGGCTGTACTCAAGCTACTCATGCACCACGGGGGGGAGCTGTTTTTGCCGAATCGCCTGCAATGTACTGCACAGTACAAAAATGTGTTTCTCGGCGAACTGGACGAGGAATTATCAATATTATATGATGCACCAATGGACGGAGCTTATGTCCTTAACAATCA CGCCGACTCGCCTCTCACAACATTGTCGAACCTGCGGTTCATGGACTTCAGGGTGGGAAGGTGTGTGCTCGACGACTCCGGCCGCCACACCTCGGCCTGCTACGGCCCCATGGAGGCACTCAGCTGGTGGTCGGAGTGCTACCTCAAGAAAATGAAGCAGATCTATGTCGGCTGTGGCTATCCAGTAGGGCTTGTGGACTGCCTAAAAGAAGTGACGGCCTCCAGTCTTATTCCAGAGAAC CGAAGTGTCTGGTCGCCGTCTATTTGTCACAAGTTCCTTGACTACACGCTGCGCAAAATGATGGACGAAATGGAAGGGACGGACGACCCGTGCGTCACCTTTGAGTTCAATTATGTCGCTGAGAAGCGCAAGATATATGTCAGGAAGGAAGCTGGCAATCGCAGATGCCCGCTCTTGCCTCAGTGGTATATCCGGATGATGGAGAAAGACCCCGAGTGA